The nucleotide window TAAACCTTGTGCATCGCTTGCTATGGCTTGAATAAATTGTTGTTGTGATAATGTCATTCCTGCTTGGCTCGCTGTAGTTTGGCTTGCTTCGGCTGCCTCTGCATGAGCAAAAGGTAATAACGTTGAACTTACGATCGTACTTGCTAGTAAAATCTGCGTGAGTTTCTTTTTCATTATCAGTTGGCACTTCCTATCCAAATTAGTTCCCCCAATTTAAATGGCTCTGTCTCTGTTAACCTTCTACATTCTAGCATTTTCATTCTGAGAGCTTACTAACTTTTTGATGAAAGTTTTATCATAAAATGCGATAAATGGCTGTATGAAAAGATTCATGGACAGCTATTTACATTTGACAATATTATGACGTTGTTCATTTAAGCTCTTAATACTTATATTCCACACTTTCCAGCTTAATCCTTCCTAAAAGTTGATAATCCTATTTTAAAAAGATATTTGATTGGATAATCAAGTTTTATGTGCTAAAATGTATTATGAAATAGATGAAATGGGGTGTAAGGATGCGTTACGTGGTGACTGTATTTTGGATATTCGTCCTTTCTTTAATGGCAGAATTTGTTCTTTCTTCCATGTTATATGTACCTTTTGATATGACACGAGCTCTTGTTTTAGGGGTAGGCCTATCCTTCTTCATTATTTTAATCACTTTCTTAATGCCTAAAGATAGCGAAGTTTACGACTTTAAGTAAACATCCAACTTTCTGATAGCTAGAGCTCACTTTTATGTGCGTTCAAAAAA belongs to Listeria ivanovii subsp. ivanovii and includes:
- a CDS encoding YjzD family protein, with product MRYVVTVFWIFVLSLMAEFVLSSMLYVPFDMTRALVLGVGLSFFIILITFLMPKDSEVYDFK